A portion of the Edaphobacter lichenicola genome contains these proteins:
- a CDS encoding ABC transporter permease produces MHTFVQNLRFALRQLRKSPGFALTVVVTLALGIGANAAIFTLFDQVLLRMLPVDRPKELVRFEWTGGFSGSGTSFGGDLTNYFSYPMYKDLRDQNQVFAGVLAADRSNVGISWHNQAEDEPAELISGNYFDLLGLKPALGRLINAQDETSKNSNPVLVLSYDYWKTRFAASHDVVGQTVLISGHPFTILGVAPPNFQSAIGGYKPGIFIPLTMSEIAMPWTIPRDNQNNHQSIWLTLVARLKPGVSPTQAQASLGPLWHSLRDHELTLYKAPTERFKKHYLDDSRLKVLDDSTGFSPGRMELKTPLIILMSMAGLLVAMCAINVATLLLLKAAGRAREMSMRYALGARRSRIISQLMLEGGVLGIVGAVAGLVMAPFVTNSLVRLLVNTNPGEEPYSAAIDTRVLLFTLGVAVVASLLFSMAPVFHFLRPDLANSLRQSTGTASKSSQRFRQAAVGVQIALSVLLLGGAGLFVRTLDHLRHQQVGFETGHLATFSFDPADSGYGEDRIVPAVNNALDAVQRIPGVTSVAATSDPELDGDSNSDGFVVEGHKASEDEEMGFEAPWITPGYFKTLRQPLLTGREFTAADVREAPKVAIVNLAFAKRFFGSAQNALGHQVGTSDTEEPAKPDTTIVGVVADIKHKDLRTEIGPAVYRSFPQRSHPLGVAIYARTSQSPEMIETAIRQAIHGLDPTLVVDHMRTMDTQIDESASDERALAILAIAFSGLAMLLAAVGLYGVLAYSTEQRTREIGVRLALGSQRSGVVLLVVREMSIIAAIAIALALPSIVVLARLFRSQLYGVTTSDPLTLAGAVILSSVMVVLAAALPARRAASIEPMQALRTE; encoded by the coding sequence ATGCACACGTTCGTTCAAAACCTGCGCTTCGCTCTACGCCAACTACGCAAGTCGCCAGGTTTTGCGCTAACCGTAGTCGTCACGCTGGCATTGGGAATCGGTGCGAACGCAGCCATCTTCACACTCTTCGATCAGGTCTTGCTGCGCATGTTGCCGGTCGACCGGCCAAAGGAGTTGGTGCGTTTCGAGTGGACGGGCGGCTTCTCCGGTTCGGGCACCAGCTTCGGCGGCGATTTGACCAACTACTTCTCCTATCCCATGTACAAAGACCTGCGCGACCAGAATCAGGTCTTTGCCGGAGTCCTTGCGGCGGACCGATCCAACGTCGGCATCTCCTGGCACAATCAGGCCGAAGACGAACCCGCCGAGTTGATAAGCGGCAACTACTTCGATCTCTTAGGTCTCAAGCCCGCGCTTGGGCGGCTCATCAACGCGCAGGACGAGACATCCAAAAATTCGAATCCAGTCCTGGTGCTCAGCTATGACTACTGGAAAACACGCTTTGCCGCCTCGCACGACGTCGTAGGACAGACAGTGCTGATCAGCGGCCACCCCTTCACCATCCTGGGAGTTGCTCCGCCGAACTTCCAGTCGGCCATCGGTGGTTACAAACCAGGCATATTCATACCGCTCACCATGTCAGAGATAGCGATGCCTTGGACGATACCTCGTGACAACCAGAACAATCATCAGTCAATCTGGCTCACACTCGTCGCACGCTTGAAGCCAGGCGTCTCCCCCACCCAGGCTCAGGCCAGCCTGGGGCCTCTGTGGCACTCTCTGCGAGACCATGAGCTGACACTCTACAAGGCACCCACCGAGCGTTTCAAAAAACACTACCTCGACGATTCGCGGCTCAAAGTCTTGGACGATTCAACGGGCTTCTCCCCTGGCCGCATGGAGTTGAAGACACCTCTCATCATTCTGATGAGCATGGCGGGTCTGCTGGTAGCCATGTGCGCCATCAACGTAGCCACTCTGCTGCTGCTAAAAGCGGCCGGCCGCGCGCGGGAGATGTCGATGCGCTACGCCTTGGGCGCCAGGCGTAGCCGGATCATATCGCAGCTGATGCTGGAGGGCGGTGTGTTAGGAATCGTCGGCGCAGTTGCAGGGCTCGTGATGGCTCCATTCGTAACAAACTCGCTGGTGCGGTTGCTGGTCAATACAAATCCCGGCGAGGAGCCATATTCAGCGGCCATCGATACCCGCGTACTCCTGTTTACGCTGGGTGTCGCTGTGGTGGCGAGCCTGCTGTTCAGCATGGCTCCGGTATTCCACTTCCTGCGTCCCGATCTGGCCAATTCATTGCGCCAGAGCACGGGAACTGCATCCAAAAGCTCGCAGCGATTTCGTCAGGCGGCAGTCGGTGTGCAGATTGCCCTCAGCGTGCTGCTGCTGGGCGGTGCGGGCTTGTTCGTGCGAACGCTGGATCATCTTCGCCATCAGCAGGTAGGCTTCGAGACTGGACATCTTGCAACCTTCAGCTTTGATCCGGCAGACTCTGGCTACGGGGAAGATCGCATCGTGCCCGCCGTGAACAATGCGCTGGATGCGGTGCAACGGATTCCCGGTGTCACTTCTGTTGCAGCAACGTCTGATCCCGAACTTGACGGAGACTCGAACTCCGATGGTTTCGTGGTCGAAGGTCATAAGGCGAGCGAAGACGAAGAGATGGGCTTCGAAGCTCCGTGGATCACGCCTGGCTACTTTAAGACACTCAGGCAGCCGTTGCTGACAGGCAGAGAATTCACTGCCGCAGATGTACGAGAGGCGCCGAAGGTGGCGATCGTCAACCTGGCATTCGCCAAGCGGTTCTTCGGTTCGGCACAAAACGCCCTGGGTCATCAGGTGGGTACGAGCGATACAGAAGAACCAGCCAAACCCGACACCACCATCGTAGGTGTCGTGGCCGACATCAAACATAAGGACCTGCGAACCGAAATTGGGCCTGCGGTCTACCGCTCCTTTCCGCAAAGATCCCATCCGCTTGGCGTTGCAATCTATGCCCGCACAAGTCAATCTCCAGAGATGATTGAAACAGCGATCAGACAGGCCATCCATGGTCTGGACCCCACGCTCGTCGTCGATCACATGCGAACGATGGACACTCAGATCGATGAGAGCGCTTCGGATGAACGCGCACTGGCCATTCTTGCGATTGCCTTTTCGGGTTTAGCCATGCTGTTGGCCGCAGTCGGTCTCTACGGTGTGCTGGCCTACTCCACCGAACAGCGTACGCGCGAGATCGGTGTTCGGCTCGCCCTTGGCTCACAACGAAGCGGCGTGGTCCTGCTCGTTGTGCGCGAGATGTCAATTATTGCCGCAATTGCCATCGCGCTCGCGTTGCCCTCGATCGTGGTCCTCGCTCGGCTCTTTCGCAGCCAACTCTATGGCGTGACCACCTCTGATCCCCTTACGCTCGCCGGAGCCGTCATCCTCTCGTCCGTCATGGTGGTGTTAGCCGCGGCACTTCCCGCTCGCAGAGCCGCTTCGATCGAACCCATGCAGGCGCTCCGCACCGAATAG
- a CDS encoding EamA family transporter, whose translation MSRSVWSAFAVLCILSATSWVIPHGQELPVIEQQGVRYAVIGVFALLLGGNRGWSWSGGLRLGLMSVGFFGVPVAIVEWTQGSVSEISRSALFAMVPVVVVMAVAAGEEERGVRRFLIPALAGLGGLLLLLPMGFSGTLLGRLMLGAVCAAVVLVGLSSVWLYRLLRGVDLLQAVAAVCLANAAFLLACSVVGRDAVWRVSGLASVISLGSLVDVVEVVLIVWLLREMPPVRFAARCLLIPLLTILESYVLVGPEVTVRLACGTILLAAGAGMLLFLNSGEEETMLSLR comes from the coding sequence ATGAGCCGTTCTGTGTGGAGTGCGTTTGCGGTGCTTTGTATCCTGTCTGCGACGTCGTGGGTGATTCCTCATGGGCAGGAGTTGCCAGTCATTGAGCAACAGGGCGTTCGTTATGCGGTGATTGGAGTGTTTGCTCTATTGCTTGGGGGGAACAGAGGGTGGTCGTGGAGTGGCGGCCTGCGTCTGGGCTTGATGAGTGTGGGATTCTTCGGGGTTCCTGTGGCGATTGTGGAGTGGACACAAGGGAGCGTTTCGGAGATCAGTCGATCAGCGTTGTTTGCGATGGTTCCTGTGGTTGTCGTGATGGCGGTCGCGGCTGGAGAGGAAGAGCGCGGCGTCAGGCGGTTTCTTATTCCGGCGCTGGCAGGGCTGGGCGGTCTCTTGCTGCTGTTGCCGATGGGCTTCTCCGGGACGCTTCTCGGCCGACTGATGCTTGGCGCGGTTTGTGCCGCGGTGGTGCTGGTTGGGCTATCGAGTGTGTGGCTGTATCGACTGCTGCGAGGAGTTGATCTGCTGCAGGCGGTGGCCGCGGTTTGCCTTGCGAATGCAGCTTTTTTGCTGGCCTGCAGTGTTGTTGGCCGGGACGCCGTCTGGAGAGTGAGCGGATTGGCTTCGGTTATCTCACTCGGGTCGTTGGTGGATGTGGTCGAGGTTGTCCTCATCGTCTGGTTGCTGCGGGAGATGCCTCCAGTGCGGTTTGCTGCACGGTGTTTGTTGATTCCTTTGCTGACAATTTTGGAGAGCTATGTTCTGGTTGGGCCTGAGGTGACGGTGCGGCTTGCCTGTGGCACGATTCTGCTGGCTGCAGGTGCAGGGATGCTTCTCTTTTTGAACTCCGGTGAAGAGGAGACCATGCTGTCGCTTCGGTGA
- the pnp gene encoding polyribonucleotide nucleotidyltransferase has product MKQDVTVELAGGKQIKFETGRMAKQASGAALTSSGDNVVLATAVASPDPKEGIDFFPLTVEYREFTYAGGRIPGGFIKREGRPSEKEILTSRQIDRPIRPLFPEAFRNETQVVAFVYSADKENDPDVLGINGASCALALSDIPFHGPVGAVRIGLVDDQFVVNPTYAERAKSQLNIMVVGTKDGIVMIESGAKEVAEGRVVDAIEFAHEQIKKICAAIEDLAARAGKTKRTVSAVEIDHDYLNGLTSKIGAKLKDALDTQKHPKFDSYALVKDIKDELKKDLPEGDAAAAKKLSKYYELLREKIFRDQVLVDRIRPDHRAFDKIRDLTIEVGVLPRVHGSALFTRGETQALVSATLGTTDDAQRLESYEGEQKRRFMLHYNFPPFSVGEVGRMTGVGRREIGHGALASRAIEAVLPAEDESPYTLRVVSDILESNGSSSMATVCGASLALMQAGIAIKGSVAGVAMGLVKEGDNYAILTDIAGAEDHYGDMDFKVAGTRKGITALQMDIKIMGITPQIMREALEQARQGRLFLLDTMDGVIAGANQEKSQFAPRIHTIQIPTDKIRDLIGPGGKVIRGIIDATGVKIDVDDTGRVNVASSDADGLARAIQMISDLTAVPEIGKTYLGKVVRLAEFGAFVEIFPGTDGLLHVSEIAEHRVKEVKDELREGDQILVKVLAIEGNRIKLSRKAVLREQRAKLGLPEPGQIGTDGASVEAGTSRPVAEHAPAGDNLTDDDGDDFDEDGDESSDEPNFNRADGAVPVPAGGGQAGNAPGGQRRPGGGRRRRGGRRPGGTGSGAPSGGGGNR; this is encoded by the coding sequence ATGAAACAAGATGTGACAGTTGAGCTTGCCGGCGGCAAGCAAATTAAGTTCGAGACCGGACGCATGGCGAAACAAGCCTCCGGCGCGGCGCTGACCTCAAGTGGCGATAACGTAGTTCTGGCAACGGCCGTTGCCTCGCCCGATCCGAAGGAAGGCATCGATTTCTTCCCGTTGACCGTGGAGTATCGCGAGTTTACGTATGCCGGTGGCCGTATCCCCGGCGGGTTTATCAAGCGTGAGGGACGTCCGAGCGAGAAGGAGATTCTAACCAGCCGTCAGATCGACCGTCCGATCCGCCCTCTCTTCCCTGAGGCGTTTCGAAATGAGACCCAGGTGGTTGCGTTTGTCTACTCCGCAGACAAAGAGAACGATCCGGACGTGCTGGGTATCAACGGCGCCAGTTGCGCTTTGGCTCTGAGCGATATTCCGTTCCACGGGCCGGTTGGCGCGGTGCGCATTGGTTTGGTTGACGATCAGTTCGTTGTGAATCCGACCTACGCTGAGCGCGCGAAGAGTCAGTTGAATATCATGGTCGTCGGCACAAAGGACGGCATCGTGATGATCGAGTCCGGCGCGAAGGAAGTGGCTGAAGGCCGCGTGGTCGATGCGATCGAATTTGCGCATGAGCAGATCAAGAAGATCTGTGCCGCCATTGAGGACCTCGCTGCCCGTGCAGGCAAGACAAAGCGGACAGTTAGCGCGGTCGAGATCGATCATGACTATCTGAATGGGCTGACCAGTAAGATTGGCGCGAAGTTGAAGGACGCGCTCGATACACAGAAGCATCCCAAGTTCGATAGCTATGCGTTGGTGAAGGACATCAAGGACGAACTCAAGAAGGATCTTCCTGAGGGAGATGCTGCGGCTGCCAAGAAGCTGAGCAAGTACTACGAGCTTCTGCGCGAGAAGATCTTCCGCGATCAGGTTCTGGTGGATCGGATTCGTCCGGATCATCGCGCATTCGATAAGATTCGCGACCTGACGATTGAGGTAGGCGTTCTGCCCCGCGTTCACGGGTCGGCGCTGTTTACTCGCGGCGAGACACAGGCTCTGGTTAGCGCAACACTTGGAACCACCGATGATGCGCAGCGTCTCGAGAGCTACGAGGGAGAGCAGAAGCGTCGCTTCATGCTTCACTACAACTTCCCGCCGTTCTCGGTTGGAGAGGTTGGCCGTATGACGGGCGTTGGACGGCGAGAGATTGGACACGGTGCGCTTGCATCGCGTGCGATCGAGGCTGTGCTGCCGGCTGAGGATGAGTCGCCTTACACGTTGCGTGTGGTATCGGACATTCTGGAGTCGAATGGATCGTCTTCGATGGCCACTGTATGCGGCGCTTCACTCGCGCTGATGCAGGCTGGTATCGCGATCAAGGGATCGGTCGCGGGTGTTGCCATGGGTCTGGTGAAGGAAGGCGACAACTACGCCATTCTTACCGATATTGCCGGTGCAGAAGATCACTACGGCGATATGGACTTCAAGGTTGCCGGTACGCGCAAGGGAATTACCGCGTTGCAGATGGACATCAAGATCATGGGCATCACGCCGCAGATTATGCGTGAGGCGCTGGAGCAGGCGAGGCAAGGCCGGCTCTTTCTGTTGGACACGATGGATGGGGTGATCGCTGGTGCGAACCAGGAGAAGTCGCAGTTTGCGCCGCGCATTCACACCATTCAGATTCCTACGGATAAGATCCGCGATCTGATTGGGCCGGGTGGCAAGGTGATTCGCGGCATCATTGATGCGACCGGCGTCAAGATCGATGTGGACGATACGGGACGAGTCAACGTCGCTTCGAGCGATGCGGATGGTCTTGCCCGGGCGATCCAGATGATCAGCGATCTGACTGCGGTGCCTGAGATTGGAAAGACGTATCTGGGCAAGGTGGTTCGTCTCGCTGAGTTCGGCGCGTTTGTTGAGATCTTCCCTGGAACCGACGGCTTGTTGCATGTCTCCGAGATCGCGGAACATCGCGTGAAGGAGGTCAAGGATGAGCTGCGCGAAGGCGATCAGATCCTGGTGAAGGTGCTGGCGATCGAAGGGAACCGCATCAAGCTCTCAAGGAAAGCTGTCTTGCGTGAACAGCGCGCGAAGCTTGGTCTTCCGGAGCCGGGTCAGATTGGGACCGATGGAGCGAGTGTCGAAGCTGGTACATCGCGGCCTGTGGCGGAGCATGCTCCCGCTGGAGACAATCTTACGGACGATGACGGCGACGACTTCGACGAGGATGGTGACGAGTCCTCGGACGAGCCTAACTTTAATCGCGCTGATGGTGCTGTTCCTGTTCCGGCAGGCGGCGGCCAGGCAGGAAATGCTCCTGGCGGCCAGCGCCGGCCGGGTGGCGGAAGACGTCGCCGCGGTGGTCGCAGGCCAGGTGGTACGGGTTCCGGTGCACCTTCGGGTGGTGGCGGCAATCGATAG
- the rpsO gene encoding 30S ribosomal protein S15, giving the protein MLASAKKTDIIAKFRTHDSDTGSPEVQIAILSERIGELTEHFKAHKKDHGSRRGLLMLVSKRRRLLDYLKKCDADRYREVIGKLGIRK; this is encoded by the coding sequence GTGTTGGCATCCGCTAAAAAGACAGACATTATTGCAAAGTTCCGCACGCACGACTCAGATACCGGGAGTCCAGAGGTTCAGATCGCCATTTTGAGCGAGCGTATCGGCGAATTGACGGAACACTTCAAAGCACACAAGAAGGATCACGGATCACGCCGTGGTCTCCTGATGCTTGTCAGCAAGCGTCGCCGTTTGCTGGACTATCTGAAGAAGTGTGACGCAGACCGTTATCGCGAGGTCATCGGCAAACTCGGAATCCGTAAGTAA
- a CDS encoding dienelactone hydrolase family protein encodes MSEWIKLKAQDGHELGAYVAKPAGQAIGTLILVQEIFGVNAHIRSVVDGYAKDGFLVIAPAIFDRFEPGVQLTYQPDDMQKAYKFYGMLKPETTLMDVAAAYEWAKAAGKGIGVIGYCYGGLTSWLVATRGEDYKMQPSCCVGYYAGGIGSVATEQPNCPVMLHFGANDSHIGQDQIEAVRAAHPEVEIFVYDGAGHAFNRDVDPNSYHAASAKLARERSLEFLKTHIA; translated from the coding sequence ATGAGTGAATGGATCAAGTTGAAGGCGCAAGATGGACATGAGCTGGGCGCGTACGTCGCAAAGCCCGCAGGACAAGCAATAGGAACACTGATTCTTGTTCAAGAGATATTTGGCGTCAATGCGCACATTCGCAGCGTTGTCGATGGATATGCGAAAGATGGATTTCTGGTAATTGCACCGGCGATATTTGACCGTTTCGAGCCTGGCGTACAGCTGACCTACCAGCCTGATGATATGCAGAAGGCCTATAAGTTCTATGGCATGCTCAAGCCCGAGACGACGCTGATGGATGTTGCCGCAGCCTATGAGTGGGCGAAGGCGGCAGGCAAGGGAATCGGCGTAATTGGCTATTGCTATGGCGGGTTGACGAGTTGGCTGGTTGCGACACGCGGCGAAGACTACAAGATGCAGCCTTCCTGCTGCGTTGGCTACTATGCAGGTGGTATTGGTTCGGTTGCGACAGAACAGCCGAACTGCCCGGTGATGCTGCATTTTGGGGCGAACGATAGTCACATCGGGCAGGATCAGATAGAGGCGGTTCGTGCGGCTCATCCCGAGGTAGAGATCTTCGTCTATGACGGTGCAGGGCATGCGTTTAACCGGGATGTGGATCCGAACAGCTACCATGCCGCCTCGGCGAAACTGGCGCGGGAGCGTTCGCTTGAGTTCTTGAAGACCCATATCGCGTAA
- a CDS encoding flagellin N-terminal helical domain-containing protein, with amino-acid sequence MRVDPNFITNLSGSLNQSSNLINTLSSELASGMSITQLQDNPVAAAQSTLLDGQIEQYDTFVQTSSGEASMMQVADSTLGDVVTQITQAISLGVEGSNGTQNASDNASVAQSLNGILNQVVSLANTSFQGQFLFSGSQGSVQPFTLNTSTTPATVTYAGDTNVQFLETPSGQKLQMNLPGSTVFGSGTTGVMGALSQLAADISGGASTATITTDTSTLKTALDQLSAQRSVFDSSLSQMNSSNTFAQTTGSQLEIAQSGLVSANPETVASQLSSAQTQHQALLSVISTLDSQEDLFQMMS; translated from the coding sequence TTGAGAGTCGATCCAAATTTCATCACGAACCTATCGGGCTCGCTGAATCAGTCCAGCAATTTGATCAACACGCTTTCATCCGAGTTGGCGAGCGGAATGAGCATCACTCAGCTGCAGGACAACCCGGTGGCGGCGGCACAAAGTACCCTTCTCGATGGCCAGATTGAGCAATACGATACGTTTGTTCAGACCTCTTCGGGAGAGGCATCGATGATGCAGGTTGCTGACTCCACTCTGGGCGATGTCGTGACTCAGATAACGCAGGCCATTAGTCTCGGGGTTGAGGGCAGCAACGGCACGCAGAACGCATCGGACAACGCCAGTGTCGCGCAGTCTCTGAACGGCATCCTGAATCAGGTGGTATCACTTGCGAATACCAGTTTTCAGGGGCAGTTCCTGTTTAGCGGGAGTCAGGGGTCGGTACAACCCTTCACGCTCAATACATCCACGACTCCGGCAACGGTGACGTACGCGGGAGACACGAATGTGCAGTTTCTTGAGACCCCCAGCGGACAGAAGCTTCAAATGAACCTACCTGGATCTACTGTCTTCGGTTCCGGAACCACTGGCGTGATGGGTGCTCTAAGCCAGTTGGCTGCCGATATCTCGGGTGGCGCTTCGACTGCGACCATCACGACAGATACGTCCACGTTGAAGACCGCTCTCGATCAGCTGTCCGCTCAGCGGAGCGTCTTTGATAGTTCACTGTCTCAGATGAACTCCTCAAATACGTTCGCCCAGACAACTGGATCCCAGCTTGAGATAGCGCAGAGCGGCCTGGTCTCTGCGAATCCGGAGACAGTGGCTTCGCAATTATCCTCTGCCCAGACTCAGCATCAGGCTCTACTGAGCGTCATCAGCACCTTGGATAGCCAGGAGGATCTCTTTCAGATGATGAGTTAG
- the flgK gene encoding flagellar hook-associated protein FlgK, which produces MGTLTSILDIAQQALMTDQFALNVTANNVANQNTPGYTREVVNFDTEDSVSLSGGSQSSGVTATESSQRDRVLEQRVQQQTQAVAQSGALGSALQQVESIFGLSSTSSSANSSAVTSSALGSAINGLFSSLSALEGNPSDTATRQSVLSAAAGLASAFNDASNQLSQLSSSLNQEVSSDATQVNALTTSIASLNAQIASTSPTGDAGTLEDQRQQDIAQLSQLVGLDQIATSQNGISLTTSGGALLVGGSQSFAMTTTQVGGNTNVMAGDPPQDVTANLTGGDLGGTLQARDQNLATYSKQLDNLAFSLGTAVNQQNEQGIDSNGNPGQAIFSLPPTQTGAAALITVSATSPAAVAAATTGEGSSGNDNATALANLATANTVGSQTATGFLASFLGQLGSDASAATTENTGQQATLTQLTTQRDSLSAVSTDQEAANLTEFQRAYQASSEVFNIVNTLMASAINLGEETTVS; this is translated from the coding sequence ATGGGCACACTGACCTCGATATTAGACATAGCGCAACAGGCCTTGATGACCGACCAATTCGCGTTGAATGTTACCGCGAATAATGTGGCGAATCAGAATACTCCGGGATACACGCGTGAAGTCGTGAACTTTGACACGGAGGACTCTGTCTCACTGAGCGGAGGCTCCCAAAGCTCAGGTGTCACAGCGACCGAATCGTCGCAGAGAGATCGTGTTCTCGAACAGCGCGTCCAGCAACAGACCCAGGCTGTTGCACAGAGTGGGGCACTCGGATCAGCTCTCCAGCAAGTTGAAAGTATCTTCGGGTTGAGTTCAACCTCGTCGTCGGCAAACTCGTCCGCGGTGACTTCCTCGGCGCTTGGCAGTGCCATCAACGGTTTATTTAGTTCCTTATCTGCGTTGGAAGGCAATCCTTCCGATACGGCAACGCGGCAAAGCGTGCTCTCCGCTGCGGCGGGACTCGCCAGCGCATTCAATGATGCGTCCAATCAGCTGTCGCAGCTGTCGTCGAGTCTCAATCAAGAGGTCTCGAGCGACGCGACGCAGGTAAACGCACTCACGACTTCGATCGCCTCGCTCAACGCGCAGATCGCCAGTACGAGTCCCACCGGCGATGCCGGCACACTCGAAGACCAGAGGCAACAGGATATTGCGCAGTTGTCCCAGTTGGTCGGTCTGGACCAGATAGCAACATCGCAGAATGGCATCTCGTTGACGACCAGTGGCGGCGCTCTTCTGGTAGGCGGCAGCCAGTCGTTCGCAATGACCACCACTCAGGTTGGAGGAAATACCAACGTTATGGCCGGGGACCCTCCTCAGGACGTGACCGCGAATCTGACGGGCGGCGACCTGGGTGGAACCCTGCAGGCGAGAGACCAGAATCTGGCCACGTATTCCAAACAGCTGGATAACCTGGCATTCTCGCTTGGTACTGCTGTGAATCAGCAGAACGAGCAAGGCATCGACAGCAACGGGAATCCAGGCCAGGCGATCTTTAGCCTTCCTCCGACCCAGACTGGCGCCGCCGCGCTGATCACGGTCTCCGCAACCAGTCCGGCTGCCGTCGCGGCTGCTACTACCGGAGAAGGATCTTCCGGCAACGATAATGCGACGGCGCTCGCGAATCTTGCGACCGCAAATACTGTGGGCAGTCAGACGGCGACCGGTTTTCTGGCTTCGTTTCTGGGGCAGCTTGGCAGTGATGCTTCCGCGGCCACGACAGAGAACACTGGACAGCAGGCTACACTCACGCAACTTACAACGCAGCGTGATTCGCTGTCGGCTGTATCTACCGATCAAGAGGCAGCCAATCTTACGGAGTTTCAACGTGCCTATCAGGCGTCGTCGGAGGTCTTCAACATCGTGAACACGTTGATGGCGAGTGCAATCAATCTTGGCGAAGAGACGACGGTGAGCTAG
- the flgM gene encoding flagellar biosynthesis anti-sigma factor FlgM, translated as MSFGNGIDSLQQAVNSSAPSSATPAVQAIRPESVPVTNAAPVESAKNIDQADLSSAGGVISQALEGSDIRSEKVASLQQAIASGNYNVSSSDVADKIIEGLSK; from the coding sequence ATGAGTTTTGGAAATGGAATCGATAGCCTGCAGCAGGCGGTCAACTCTAGCGCGCCATCCAGTGCGACGCCGGCGGTACAGGCGATTCGACCCGAGAGCGTGCCAGTTACGAACGCGGCACCTGTCGAAAGTGCAAAGAATATCGATCAGGCAGACCTGAGTTCGGCTGGCGGCGTTATCTCCCAGGCACTTGAAGGTTCAGATATTCGATCTGAAAAAGTTGCCTCGTTGCAGCAGGCAATTGCATCCGGAAACTACAACGTTTCGTCATCGGACGTGGCGGACAAGATCATCGAAGGACTATCGAAGTGA
- a CDS encoding flagellar basal body P-ring protein FlgI, producing the protein MTSSAAAVGIVALLVVPFTLTATAIASDPPPVVSREARIKDISSIEGIRDNQLVGYGIVVGLQGTGDSQQTTFPVQTLTSTLLRMGVSVPAASIRIQNLAAVFVAATLPPFAKPGTKLDITVSSAGDARSLEGGLLLMTPLYGADGKIYAQAQGPLVVGGYSVSVNGNIKQFNHPNTARVPLGAMVERGVPLELAGRKEFSLLLNDADFRSAEAMQKAINLELGRDAARVVDSRQIDLLVTNGEDIPALLAQVESVEVPIYPRAKVVVNERTGTVVIGGTVVLQPVSILHGGLAVNVVSEFQVSQPNAFSSGGTTQVVQQTRIDAQDKPVNRIELKQGATVDDLVRSLQTIGASARDVISILQAMKSAGALEAEVEVL; encoded by the coding sequence ATGACAAGCAGCGCAGCCGCCGTCGGCATCGTCGCTCTGTTGGTGGTCCCTTTCACGTTGACTGCGACGGCGATTGCATCCGATCCACCCCCAGTGGTGTCGAGAGAGGCGCGAATTAAAGACATCTCGTCGATCGAGGGCATTCGCGACAACCAATTGGTAGGGTATGGCATTGTTGTCGGCTTGCAGGGCACGGGAGATAGCCAGCAGACAACGTTCCCTGTTCAAACCTTGACCTCGACGCTGCTGCGAATGGGAGTCAGCGTTCCGGCCGCATCGATCCGTATACAAAATCTTGCCGCGGTATTTGTGGCAGCGACACTGCCGCCGTTTGCAAAACCAGGAACGAAGTTGGATATTACGGTATCTTCCGCGGGCGACGCGAGAAGCCTCGAAGGCGGATTGCTTCTGATGACGCCACTCTACGGGGCAGATGGAAAGATCTACGCGCAGGCGCAGGGGCCGCTGGTCGTCGGTGGCTATTCGGTCAGCGTGAATGGAAACATCAAGCAGTTCAACCATCCAAATACTGCACGGGTTCCTTTGGGTGCAATGGTGGAGCGGGGTGTTCCTCTCGAACTTGCGGGACGGAAAGAGTTTTCACTCCTGCTGAACGATGCAGACTTTCGTAGCGCCGAGGCGATGCAAAAGGCAATCAACCTTGAACTAGGAAGAGATGCAGCACGTGTCGTTGACAGCAGGCAGATCGACCTCTTGGTGACAAACGGAGAGGACATTCCCGCGCTTCTCGCCCAGGTGGAGTCCGTCGAGGTTCCCATCTATCCCCGGGCAAAGGTGGTCGTGAATGAGCGGACAGGAACGGTGGTCATTGGAGGGACGGTTGTCTTACAGCCGGTATCGATTCTTCACGGCGGACTGGCGGTCAACGTGGTAAGCGAGTTCCAGGTGTCGCAGCCAAACGCCTTCTCCTCCGGTGGTACGACCCAGGTGGTGCAACAGACAAGAATCGATGCACAAGACAAGCCGGTGAATCGTATCGAGCTGAAACAGGGAGCGACTGTCGACGACCTGGTTCGAAGCCTCCAGACCATCGGGGCATCGGCAAGAGATGTCATCTCAATCCTCCAGGCGATGAAGTCGGCGGGCGCTCTGGAAGCAGAGGTTGAGGTGCTATGA